TCTATCACGAAGGAATTATATAGAAATTGGCATTTTCTAGGTTGATATTACTTTGAATGGCAAAAAAATCTATCTACAAACCTGATAACTCAACCCTTTTATTTATTCTATGACGGCAAATAATTCATTAGGTTTCTAACAAATACCAGCATAGAAAAAACCACAGAAAAAAATAGAGCACTCGACACCAGGCTAACTAACTACTCTCAATAATCATAGGTTTGACGACTGTGTGACAAAAAGCACATTTTTTTGGTTGATCGACAAAAATTATATTTTTTTCTGTTTACAACTGTTTTCAAATATGGTTATATATTACGTAAGCTTACTTCTGACTCAGGATAAGTCTCGATACTAGATTAGTTCTTGTGCAAGTTTAATTTTTTTATATTTCATATTGTTGCTCTCAGCATCTACATAAGACACCAGTGATTTGAAGTATGCATGCGTCAACTCAATGTCTTTAAGTAGTGCTTGCAAACACATATTTATCATTTCCTCCGAGGTTCGTCCGCGTTTGTTTCAGTAATAGTTTTGTGATTACCACCAAAACGTTGTATTCCCGTCAATGTCCATACATGACTGGAATCTACCTATTGGCCGTTCAAGTTAGGCTATTGCAGAAATCTTATTTTTTATAGCGTCCGTATCACTATTAGCTATGCCAGTTTTGATGTCCCTAGCCGTCAGTATTCAGTCTGACGACAGTCTGTCCGAGATAGGTTCAAACCATTTTAGTGTTGATAGGCCCAAGAACTACGATTCTCGATAACTTGGGTGCAGATGAATAACTAACGAAATAGTTTCATCCCTTTGGAGCTGATGCCTTGCTCTACCCTCACAACGGTAGAGCAGACGCCAACGGCATCCTCATTTCGTTTGGCGCAAAATACTGCTCCATCAACCGCTTTTTCTATTCATACCTAAGGCAAATGTGGGGTATGAGGCTGTTCCACAGCCTTCTTTTTCTCCTCGTTCTTGTCGTCTTTTAATGCAGTCTGCCGGATTGGATCAGTCTGTATCATTTGCCTTTTTTTCTGGTTTTTGTCTTCCTATTTATTAAGGAGTTCGTTCATGGTTCAAGCGATCAATACTGTCAATTCCCCTGTTGATGTTCCGAGTGCACTCACAAATCTACCTCAGGATAATCCCCAAGAAATCCTCAGTTTTGCACTTAAAAAATTCGACAATATTGCCATTGCTTTTAGTGGTGCCGAAGATGTGGTTTTGATTGATATGGCTGCCAAAATTCGGCCAGATGTGAGTGTTTTCTGCCTCGATACTGGACGTTTGCACCCCGAAACCTATCGGTTTATTGAGCAAGTGAGAAAGCGTTACAAGCTTAATATTGAGCTATTGTTTCCTGATCCAGCTCAAGTAGAAGCGCTAGTCCGAGAAAAAGGGCTATTCAGTTTCTATAAAGATGGTCATAAAGAGTGCTGCAGCATCCGCAAAGTTCGACCTTTGCGTCGCAAGTTGTCCTCTCTAGATGCATGGATTACGGGACAGCGCCAGGATCAAAGCCAGACCCGTTCCAATTTACCCGTCATGCAAGTGGATACCGCCTTCTCCAGCGATGACCACACCTTAATCAAGTTCAACCCGCTATCCAACTGGACTTCAGATCAAGTGTGGCAATATATCGATAAAAATGAGGTGCCCTTCAATCCCTTACACTCCCAAGGGTTTGTTAGTATTGGCTGTGCTCCTTGTACCCGCTCCACATTGCCTCATCAACACGAACGCCAAGGTCGCTGGTGGTGGGAAAATCCTGACGACAAAGAATGTGGTTTACACGCCAGTAACACCACTACTCAGAAGTAAATCTTTTGTTCCCTAGCGAAGCCTAGTTGACTTCGCTAGGGGGTGTGAAATTGAACGTTGCTCAATCTCAGGTGAATGGCGCTCTAGCCATCTCCTGAAATGTCCTGGTGCCCAATTTTATTGGGTATCGCGACACTGAATCCCCCCTCATTTCTATTCCTAATTACAAAAACTTTGTGTCATGAAAATCACCATGGTTCAAAAGGTTAAGCACAATGGGCAACCCTGTGCGAAATCGGCCAGAGTTCTCTCTGAGCTCGAAACGCTAGAGTTGCGAGATCGAATCGATCACCTTGTCACTGCTGATGAACGGAATCCTGACAGTGAGGGCTTTGCCTTAGCAGCCCAGTACAGCGTTGATGCCGCTCCTTTTTTCATTGTGGAAAGTCCTGACGGGTCTTCCCGTCTCTATACGGCGTATCAACGGTTTCTGAAAGAGGTTTTGCACCAGGAGACCTCCGAAGATGCAGAGATTTCAGAAATTATGGCTCAAAGCCCCGACCTAGATTTCATCTAGGCGCAATATCTACAATGTCCAGCTCAATCCGAGATTCCACATGAAACAACCTCGTACTGTGCAACTGGGTTCTGTCGCACCCAAAACCTATACTGTGCAGCCGTCTGCACAAAAGAAATCGGGTTCCATTTTGTCCGGTCTACTGCTGACGTCTGGACTGGCTTTAGTAGCAACATTCCTGCATTTTCTACCG
The genomic region above belongs to Acaryochloris sp. CCMEE 5410 and contains:
- a CDS encoding phosphoadenylyl-sulfate reductase, translated to MVQAINTVNSPVDVPSALTNLPQDNPQEILSFALKKFDNIAIAFSGAEDVVLIDMAAKIRPDVSVFCLDTGRLHPETYRFIEQVRKRYKLNIELLFPDPAQVEALVREKGLFSFYKDGHKECCSIRKVRPLRRKLSSLDAWITGQRQDQSQTRSNLPVMQVDTAFSSDDHTLIKFNPLSNWTSDQVWQYIDKNEVPFNPLHSQGFVSIGCAPCTRSTLPHQHERQGRWWWENPDDKECGLHASNTTTQK